The Tetrapisispora phaffii CBS 4417 chromosome 5, complete genome genome segment attcgGAGGTCATCGATACTCCATCATATTCCCTATGGTTAGGAGGGGATACATTGCCTTATACAAATATGACTTCCATAAACTCTACTACCATCGACTATTGTGGTAACTTAGTACTTGGTGCCGTTGATCAACGTTATTACGAAGGACGTTTAGTTCAGTTTGACATGTTACCAGCTTTACTAAACAATGTGACAGAAGCAGTTACCTATGGTCTACCCATAATACCCATGGGTcccatatatatagaaaaCTCTAGCGGTACACAGTTAAATCTTACTACAACCAATTTCCTAGAACCAGTGTTACTGGATTCAAGATACACAAACGCAAGACTGCCTCTAAATACAGTGATACAAATTGCTACCCAACTAAATGCAGCATATGTAGAAGAGTTTGGTAGTTGGATTGTTGAGTGTTCCTTAGCAGAGATGAACGTcaatttgaatttcaaCTTCCAAGGCCTAACAATTCCAGTATCATTGAATGACTTCTTATCAAGGGTGATCAATTCCACCACTGGAGAACCAATCAAGTTCAGTGAAAGTTCTGAAGATGCATGTGCATTAGCGGTTTATCCAAACACTGACATTGGATTTAATATCTTAGGTGGTccatttttgaagaatatatatttagcTATAGACAATGAGGGGAGATCTGTTGCAATTGCTAAGGCAGTTAAAGAAGATGACACTTCTGCAATAAATTCTATATCATCAAATTCCAGTGACAACGAGACTCATATTTCTACTAGTGTAAAGAAAACAACGAGTCACTCCGGAAATTCCACAGTAACCACGTCAACTAAATCAGAGACCTTCGGTTCCATACAATCTGGTACCATTCCATTCGCAACGTCGTATAACATAACTGCAACATCAAGATTGACACTGATACGGGATGTCCACGATGAATTAAGCACATATCCAATTGAATTCACAGCTATTTTAACATCAAATGGTTTAGTATCTTCCATGAGATCCTATTTTACAACAGACAGAATAACAAGCTCTACGGTTAAGACGTCACAATCACAGTTTGTAAGTATACCGGTAAGATCCGGCCTAAATGGAACGGCCACGACATACACAGCATCTGCAATAGCAAATAAAATAGCTGTGTTGAACAAAAACATGAACTCAAATACAAATTCAAACATATTCAAAAACCCATTGAACTTAACATTCTTGACATGCTTCATAACATTAATTGTTATATCGTGGGCATTTTAGAGtatatacaataaatatatagacATAGGAgagaataaataataaaaaatgaacaaaCATCCTAGCcttcatttaataacattCCCTGTTTCGTTTTTCGCCTTGTGTACAATAACACAAATATAAACATCTTCAATGCCACCTCTCTCATCcatgattttaaaatcaaaactAAATAACGCACTATACTTAGAATGAAAACACTGTTACAAGCTGTTAATATCTAGAGGGAACATACATCTATCTCTGAGCTCTTACATGATGTTTTAGACCATTGTTTTCACGTTTTTAACAGTGTCGTCAAGTAAAAACGCTAGCATAAAACTCAAATAATGGTAAAAAATAACGAGATAGTTTAAGTAGcatgaaaatttttttcagtaAGTAAGGGCATGACAtctcttctttctttcaatGAACGCCAAGGTGTTCTATTGTTTTATAAACAAGTTAAATATACATTGTAATGGTCGAATAGTTTAGTTTATCTAATTACCACATGCTAAGAAAGATATGGTAGTTGTCTAAGTAAAACTTTTagtaattaaaatttttttctacTAAGATATGTCCGTCGTTGCAGAGTTTCTTTTTCGATTAATGGACTATTGCTCTATTTTCTTGTTATGTTTTGTTGTATACATTGATTGATTGAAGAAtagaaaattaatgaacagagagagagagagagtATGAGAGAGAAATGAAGCTATGATTGAATGAGTAAAATATGCATCTTGCTTGTATAGCTATTTTATTCGGAATTACGAttatctcatctcatctaGTATTTTATATCTGATACGTATACGTGCACACATACAAAACATTAAACGAAGAATCTGAGGCACTGAAGTAAGTACCAATTGTTATCCAAAGCATGTGAGAACTTCTCATTCTCTTACTCTTAAGTTACATACAACACAAATACAAACAATCATCAATTCTCGTACTTCACTCGTTAAACATACTGAAACGTATCtttcattatattatcGTTTCAATATTCGTTGTCCCTTTATCTCTGTCTCTTTTACAATATATGTGTGTTTTCATTccattttgaaaagttcCATTCGCTTACGTGCTCTTAAagttttttaaatttcgaattttctttttcttcattatgttgatattataaataaatgatatcaataaattttgcAATACTgttaacaaatatatatcaattataaacttatatatattgattttgttaCGGGAAAATTGATTTGAGTTTATTAAAAACAGATCAAgtgtttattttaatttatatttatatcaatattatatattttattaattttaaattggATTAAAAAGCACTGAATTGTTTTAGTGTTAATTGAATTGGATTGAAAAACAAGATATAGCTAAAAACAAAAGCATTCCTTCATCGATATTCTTCACAGTTTCAAATTGACGATCGATATGCAGAACGAGAATTTTAATTCACAAAACAATATGCAAAGTGTTGAAAATGGTGTTAGGAACCTTTTTCTAAAGAAAGGGAAAAGACCTCATAGAGCTTTCCATAATTTATCTGTAAGTAATATCAGTAAAAATCAACTTCCTCCTGTTACCCAAGATTTAAATTCTGTATATGATAATGGTATTTATGGAGACGTTGCATCATCAAATCCTAATCAAATGAACTTTCAAGGTGGCAATGTAGGCTATCAGAATCAAGGTTCTAGTGTAGTCGCTCAAGAAATGAATTCTGTTAATGGCTTTGAAAACCCACAATCAGGGAGAGTATTCACACCAAAGCATTTCGACAGCCCATTGAGCACACCTTCTGTAAATGAAGTCATTAACCAAGGTAGCTATGCTTTCCATTCCCCGAACAATTTACCTATACAGTCTATGTCTCATATTATCGCAAAACAAAGATGGGAAGATCAGTTAGAATACCTAACTAAATCTTTTAACACCAAAGATAACTCGATCCCTCCTCTTTCAACTACTCAATATTACTGCAATGACCAAGGTAGTTGCGACCCTCGTCTATTGGCCTTAACTATGTACAATATTCCAAAGAATGAACATTTTAGATCCGCAACTAAATTGCCATTAGGTTTAACGATCCAACCGTTCGCAAAATTAATCCCTAATGAAAACATACCATTGGTAGAATCCACTCAGGAGTCGGGTCCATTGCGTTGTAACCGTTGTCGT includes the following:
- the YPS7 gene encoding putative aspartic endopeptidase (similar to Saccharomyces cerevisiae YPS7 (YDR349C); ancestral locus Anc_5.401), which encodes MVSRSLLLTFASVITIVHPSYAATTTKSIATSAEAVNSFPTLAVGKDSKALYYVNISIGIPSQEENVRVDIAQPYIWLPAKNSTCETSSCVVTSSFNNQTSNSSVLLQDGQIFSLDFIDSISLNGTFYKDDLTCSNLVQPLKLNESLKSPDGLYTTNTTDDSITLVALSFINAIDYQGLTIGSLGLASSTTSDLSGASLDFVDDSFSFLTYLSNSEVIDTPSYSLWLGGDTLPYTNMTSINSTTIDYCGNLVLGAVDQRYYEGRLVQFDMLPALLNNVTEAVTYGLPIIPMGPIYIENSSGTQLNLTTTNFLEPVLLDSRYTNARLPLNTVIQIATQLNAAYVEEFGSWIVECSLAEMNVNLNFNFQGLTIPVSLNDFLSRVINSTTGEPIKFSESSEDACALAVYPNTDIGFNILGGPFLKNIYLAIDNEGRSVAIAKAVKEDDTSAINSISSNSSDNETHISTSVKKTTSHSGNSTVTTSTKSETFGSIQSGTIPFATSYNITATSRLTLIRDVHDELSTYPIEFTAILTSNGLVSSMRSYFTTDRITSSTVKTSQSQFVSIPVRSGLNGTATTYTASAIANKIAVLNKNMNSNTNSNIFKNPLNLTFLTCFITLIVISWAF